Proteins encoded in a region of the Flavobacteriaceae bacterium HL-DH10 genome:
- the ribB gene encoding 3,4-dihydroxy-2-butanone-4-phosphate synthase: MIKNTTSELKLNTINDAIEDIRNGKVIIVVDDANRENEGDFVAAADKVTPEMINFMATEGRGLICAPLTEKRCQELELDMMVRNNTDHMETAFTVSVDLKGKGVTTGISASDRAKTVKALVDDDTKPYELARPGHIFPLVAKNGGVLRRTGHTEAAIDFARLAGLNPAGVIVEIMNEDGTMARLPQLIEIAKKLDIKIVSIEDLVAYRMLHDSLIEKKEDFQIETRFGSFRLRAYKQNTNNQIHITLTKGQWNDNDEVLTRINSTLVNNDILGTLTNNADKQLDDMFKVINDAGKGAIIFINQESQSMNILNRLAFLKENQDSNTITKAPKIDMDDRDFGIGAQILHDLNIHKLRLISNTVQTKRVGLIGYGLEIVDYVNY; this comes from the coding sequence ATGATAAAAAATACGACTTCAGAATTAAAACTGAACACCATAAATGATGCCATAGAAGACATTAGAAATGGTAAAGTTATTATAGTTGTAGATGATGCAAACCGTGAAAATGAAGGCGATTTTGTAGCTGCCGCAGATAAAGTTACACCAGAAATGATAAACTTTATGGCTACCGAAGGAAGAGGCCTTATATGTGCACCTCTAACGGAAAAACGTTGCCAAGAATTAGAACTAGATATGATGGTTCGAAATAATACAGATCACATGGAAACGGCCTTTACCGTATCAGTCGATTTAAAAGGCAAAGGCGTTACAACTGGCATATCAGCTAGTGATAGAGCAAAAACGGTAAAAGCACTTGTTGATGACGATACAAAACCATATGAATTAGCTAGACCAGGTCACATTTTTCCTTTAGTTGCTAAAAATGGTGGGGTTTTAAGACGTACAGGTCACACTGAAGCTGCCATAGATTTTGCAAGATTAGCAGGTTTAAATCCTGCTGGTGTTATTGTAGAAATAATGAATGAAGATGGTACCATGGCGCGTTTACCACAGCTTATAGAAATAGCAAAAAAATTAGATATAAAAATAGTTTCTATTGAAGATTTAGTTGCATATCGAATGCTACATGATTCATTGATTGAGAAAAAAGAAGATTTTCAAATCGAAACTCGCTTTGGAAGTTTTAGATTAAGAGCCTACAAGCAAAACACTAATAATCAAATACATATAACCCTAACAAAAGGACAATGGAATGATAATGATGAAGTTTTAACTAGAATAAATTCTACACTAGTTAATAATGACATTTTAGGAACACTTACCAATAATGCCGATAAGCAATTAGATGATATGTTTAAGGTTATTAATGACGCAGGAAAAGGCGCTATTATTTTTATAAATCAAGAATCTCAGTCTATGAATATTTTAAATAGATTGGCATTTTTAAAAGAAAATCAAGACTCTAACACCATTACAAAAGCGCCAAAAATTGATATGGACGATAGAGATTTTGGTATTGGTGCTCAAATATTACACGATTTAAACATACATAAACTGCGTTTAATTTCTAATACCGTACAAACAAAACGTGTTGGTTTAATTGGTTATGGTTTAGAAATTGTTGATTATGTAAATTACTAA
- a CDS encoding DegT/DnrJ/EryC1/StrS family aminotransferase yields MPGFELFGDLERQQVNDVLDNGVLMRYGFDGMRNGHWKAKELEIELENTLQSKHVQLVSSGTAAVSVALAAAGVGAGDEVIMPTFTFVASFEAIMMLGAIPILVDIDDTLTLSPKAVENAITPKTKAVMVVQMCGSMGNMDALQTICNKHNILLVEDACQAIGGTYNGRPLGSIGDLGCFSFDFVKTITCGEGGAVITNNKEYYTNADHYSDHGHDHVGSDRGAETHPFLGYNFRISELHAAVGLAQVKRLPEFIDIQKKNYTILREALSQIPEVTFRKVPDGGEESYAFLNLFLPDLDTALKVAEAFKTNGVDACWNYYSNNWHYLNKWDHLKDLKSLFPISTEVKEGLEYLKTKEYPESDHYIGRNISCLIKLSWTEAEVYERANKMVTAVKTVLET; encoded by the coding sequence ATGCCAGGATTTGAATTATTTGGAGATTTAGAACGCCAACAAGTAAACGATGTATTAGATAACGGAGTGTTGATGCGCTATGGTTTTGATGGTATGCGAAACGGACATTGGAAAGCCAAGGAGCTAGAGATTGAACTAGAAAATACCTTGCAATCAAAGCACGTACAATTAGTTTCTAGTGGAACTGCAGCAGTATCTGTCGCTTTAGCTGCTGCGGGGGTTGGAGCTGGCGACGAGGTTATTATGCCGACATTTACATTTGTAGCCAGTTTTGAAGCCATTATGATGCTTGGAGCCATACCAATTTTAGTTGATATTGATGATACACTAACATTAAGTCCAAAAGCAGTGGAAAATGCTATAACACCGAAAACAAAAGCTGTTATGGTCGTACAAATGTGCGGGAGTATGGGCAATATGGATGCTTTACAAACAATTTGTAATAAGCATAATATATTGTTAGTAGAAGATGCATGTCAAGCTATTGGAGGAACTTATAACGGGAGACCACTTGGAAGTATCGGCGATTTAGGATGTTTTTCATTCGATTTTGTAAAAACCATAACTTGTGGTGAAGGCGGTGCCGTGATAACTAATAATAAAGAGTATTATACAAATGCCGATCATTACAGCGATCATGGGCACGATCATGTTGGTAGCGATAGGGGAGCAGAAACTCATCCGTTTTTAGGTTATAATTTCAGAATTTCAGAATTACATGCAGCAGTTGGTTTAGCTCAAGTAAAACGTTTGCCTGAATTTATTGATATTCAGAAAAAAAATTACACTATTCTAAGAGAAGCATTATCACAAATACCTGAAGTAACTTTTAGAAAAGTACCAGATGGAGGCGAAGAGAGTTATGCTTTTTTAAATTTATTTTTACCAGATTTAGATACAGCTCTAAAAGTTGCTGAAGCATTTAAAACTAATGGAGTAGATGCGTGTTGGAATTATTATAGCAACAATTGGCATTATCTAAATAAATGGGATCACTTAAAAGATTTAAAATCTTTATTTCCAATTTCTACAGAAGTAAAAGAAGGGTTGGAATATCTTAAAACAAAAGAATATCCTGAATCAGACCATTATATAGGAAGAAACATTTCTTGTTTAATAAAATTATCTTGGACAGAAGCAGAAGTGTATGAAAGAGCTAATAAAATGGTTACTGCAGTAAAAACGGTTTTGGAAACGTAA
- a CDS encoding NAD(P)H-dependent oxidoreductase has protein sequence MSIIKQLHWRYATKKFDVTKKLSVEKLDILKQAFNLTATSFGLQTIKMIVLENKDLRASLVAHSYHQKQVLEASHVLIICIQDNILEHDIIAYYNNIKSLRSTSETILKPYRESLVKTIEKMSVEERLQWSKNQAYIALGNLMTVCAIEGIDACPMEGFVNSKYDEILQLDKIGLKSILLLPVGYRAEDDMFSEFKKVRKSLEDTIIDM, from the coding sequence ATGAGTATTATAAAACAGTTGCACTGGCGCTATGCTACTAAAAAATTTGATGTAACAAAAAAGCTTTCAGTAGAAAAATTAGATATATTAAAACAAGCATTTAATTTAACAGCTACTTCATTTGGTTTGCAAACTATAAAAATGATAGTTCTTGAAAACAAAGATTTAAGAGCATCATTGGTAGCGCATTCATATCATCAAAAGCAAGTTTTAGAAGCCTCACATGTACTTATAATTTGTATACAAGATAATATTTTAGAGCATGATATTATTGCTTATTATAATAATATAAAATCCCTTAGAAGTACTTCAGAAACTATTTTGAAGCCATACCGAGAAAGCCTTGTTAAAACCATAGAAAAAATGTCGGTTGAAGAGCGCTTACAATGGTCTAAAAACCAAGCTTATATAGCCTTAGGTAATTTAATGACTGTTTGTGCTATAGAAGGTATAGACGCCTGTCCAATGGAGGGGTTTGTTAATTCTAAATATGATGAAATACTTCAATTAGATAAAATAGGACTAAAATCGATATTGCTTTTACCAGTAGGATATCGAGCCGAAGATGATATGTTTTCAGAATTTAAAAAAGTCAGAAAATCTTTAGAAGATACTATTATAGACATGTAA
- a CDS encoding helix-turn-helix domain-containing protein translates to MENPFEIIKQRLDRIEKLLEANLGNLCNNKITHSIPTLMTIKDVANYLNLSIPTIYGYTAKKNMPHSKRGNKLYFDKNNINEWILEGRQKTIRDIERLADNYILKNSRHIRNI, encoded by the coding sequence ATGGAAAACCCTTTTGAAATTATTAAGCAAAGATTAGATCGAATAGAAAAACTGCTAGAAGCCAATCTTGGGAATTTATGCAATAATAAAATCACACACAGTATACCGACTTTAATGACGATCAAAGATGTTGCTAACTATTTGAATCTATCAATTCCAACGATTTATGGATATACGGCAAAAAAAAATATGCCCCATTCTAAACGCGGTAATAAATTATACTTTGATAAAAATAATATAAATGAATGGATCCTAGAAGGTAGGCAAAAAACTATAAGGGACATTGAAAGATTAGCTGATAATTATATTTTAAAAAATTCTAGGCATATTCGTAATATCTAA
- a CDS encoding DUF2971 domain-containing protein: MKPKLPEIVYKYRNWTNDFHKDVLLKRQVFLSPPSDFNDPFDCRVTKNHHLLDTPEKIDKYIDKGIKGNLEYLKSEGRDIEYEREHLRDRLKNLDLYQKEFEAIDIEFTDKYLGVLSLSGRWDSILMWSHYGDFHKGYCVGFDEEIIRTSGFFGKGGNVTYEEGLPKIDPLTAEDKIITSFYQTHFKAKEWEYEKEYRLTKLYFDKPNEEPNRIANLPENCIREVILGLNMEETHKQEINAFCKSKSIPIYKALKKQYEFKITRELIN, translated from the coding sequence ATGAAACCGAAACTACCAGAGATTGTTTATAAGTACAGAAATTGGACAAATGACTTCCATAAAGATGTTTTGTTAAAGAGACAAGTATTTCTTTCGCCACCATCTGACTTTAACGACCCTTTTGATTGTCGCGTAACAAAAAACCATCATCTTCTCGATACACCTGAAAAAATTGATAAATATATAGATAAGGGAATCAAAGGCAATTTAGAATATTTAAAATCTGAAGGTAGAGATATTGAATACGAAAGAGAACATTTAAGAGATAGACTTAAAAATCTTGACCTATATCAAAAAGAATTTGAAGCTATTGATATTGAGTTTACCGATAAATATCTTGGAGTATTATCATTGAGTGGAAGATGGGACTCAATCCTTATGTGGAGTCACTATGGCGACTTTCACAAAGGGTATTGTGTCGGATTTGACGAAGAAATTATAAGAACAAGTGGTTTTTTTGGCAAAGGCGGAAATGTTACTTACGAAGAGGGTTTACCCAAAATAGACCCACTAACTGCCGAAGATAAAATTATAACTAGTTTTTATCAAACACATTTTAAGGCGAAAGAATGGGAATACGAAAAAGAATATAGGCTAACTAAATTATACTTTGATAAACCTAATGAAGAGCCTAACAGAATAGCTAATTTGCCTGAAAATTGTATTCGTGAAGTTATTCTTGGTTTAAATATGGAAGAGACGCATAAGCAAGAAATTAATGCTTTTTGCAAAAGTAAATCAATACCTATTTATAAAGCCTTAAAAAAACAATACGAATTTAAAATAACTAGAGAACTGATAAATTAA
- a CDS encoding HNH endonuclease, whose protein sequence is MSINTKEQIHKAFEIAKKVYLNELSLTDGTKILVDIGLKQSSSRDYIYAYSKLMEGELYTRTINVYATDYYLENIYNENGNLILKTALKAVDKHIVYYEGTSGASVIKGRAVYDKWKRITENDFSETVFPNEVEKEVEYSEGKTRHVIVNSYERNRQARQECIEHFGLNCQVCNFNFQEKFGELGMNFIHVHHIVDISTIGKEYSVNPKTDLIPVCPNCHAMLHKQKPAYSVSELKRIMENE, encoded by the coding sequence ATGAGTATAAACACAAAAGAACAAATACATAAGGCGTTTGAAATTGCCAAAAAAGTCTATCTCAATGAACTTTCCTTAACTGATGGAACAAAAATTTTAGTAGATATCGGACTAAAACAAAGTTCATCACGAGATTATATTTATGCTTATTCAAAATTAATGGAAGGCGAATTATACACAAGAACTATAAACGTTTACGCAACAGATTATTATCTCGAAAATATTTATAATGAGAATGGAAATTTGATACTTAAAACCGCATTAAAAGCTGTTGACAAACATATAGTTTATTATGAAGGAACTTCGGGTGCTTCTGTTATTAAAGGCAGAGCAGTTTATGATAAGTGGAAACGAATAACAGAAAATGATTTTTCGGAAACAGTGTTTCCCAACGAAGTTGAGAAAGAAGTAGAATATTCAGAAGGAAAAACGAGACACGTAATAGTTAATAGCTACGAGCGAAATAGGCAAGCAAGACAGGAATGTATTGAACATTTCGGTTTAAATTGTCAAGTGTGCAATTTCAATTTTCAAGAAAAGTTTGGCGAATTAGGAATGAATTTCATTCACGTTCACCATATCGTTGACATTTCAACAATCGGAAAAGAATATTCTGTAAATCCTAAAACAGACTTAATTCCTGTGTGTCCGAATTGTCACGCTATGTTACATAAACAAAAGCCTGCTTATTCAGTTTCGGAATTGAAAAGAATAATGGAAAATGAATAA
- a CDS encoding SOS response-associated peptidase, whose amino-acid sequence MCFHTSTIHKTKKLEEHFKVNLSSETIRPIFDKPNYHLNGFAHPNMLVIPQEKSDVLAPGVWGIVPSNKKSSKIKDYYKEAVKYGGGLNARSEKLFQHYLYRESVMSRRCVIPVTGFFEPHEHNKKKYPFYIQGKDHQPLGLAGIYSVIDTYITFTILTKEASPFFEKIHNVKKRQPIILDEDQMEHWLDGDISQDDVKEIIHTNYSESKLEAYTVSKDLFSPKVDSNSERIIEVVNYPELSGI is encoded by the coding sequence ATGTGCTTTCATACTAGTACAATCCATAAAACAAAAAAGCTTGAAGAACATTTTAAAGTTAATTTAAGTTCTGAAACAATTCGCCCCATTTTTGATAAACCCAATTATCATTTAAATGGGTTTGCACATCCTAATATGTTAGTCATTCCACAAGAGAAATCAGATGTATTGGCTCCAGGTGTTTGGGGTATTGTACCGTCAAATAAAAAATCAAGTAAAATTAAAGACTATTATAAAGAGGCAGTTAAGTATGGAGGTGGCTTAAATGCTCGATCTGAAAAACTATTTCAACATTATCTATATCGTGAATCTGTTATGAGTAGAAGGTGTGTTATTCCTGTTACTGGTTTTTTTGAACCCCATGAACACAATAAAAAGAAATACCCTTTTTATATTCAGGGCAAAGACCATCAACCATTGGGATTGGCAGGTATTTATTCGGTTATAGATACATACATTACATTTACCATTTTAACCAAAGAAGCATCACCCTTTTTTGAAAAAATCCATAATGTTAAAAAAAGACAGCCTATTATTTTAGATGAAGACCAAATGGAGCATTGGTTGGATGGCGATATAAGTCAGGATGATGTAAAAGAAATTATCCACACCAACTATTCCGAATCTAAATTGGAAGCATACACCGTTAGCAAGGATTTGTTCAGTCCTAAAGTAGACAGTAATTCAGAACGGATTATAGAAGTAGTTAATTACCCAGAATTGTCAGGGATTTAG